The Deinococcus sp. Marseille-Q6407 genome has a window encoding:
- a CDS encoding adenosylcobalamin-dependent ribonucleoside-diphosphate reductase, with the protein MTSSEPSVPAPADTSHTQHVSDQQRQSVAQHFDDNAQHIARRQYLQPDDGDLSGMFSRIAGWVAAAEPEAERERWAAGFFDLMASKRFCPGGRVLAGAGTQHGNVLNCFVQGATEHDPSSFAGVMEVASKLALVTKVGGGNGVNLDVYRPRSGERQADGGVRGWAYMSAEHPDVYDFVQGLMRPPTQPDGDKEPVAVRNWTRVVYGQALSPELTRLARVNGVQVVPALPDGVPRVPDDMAGIIEAARQVAETAGLGLEPRLDLSEMRPEGAPIRGSGGTSSGPVSFLLEIFDNFLEWANRGAEQSGPVNTLRYVYAPVLRVVRQGGTRRGAGMATIAIGHPDVLDFLTAKDLDREGAEGDISTFNISILIGTDFWDTLEQGGLWVLDPQEVPGKYYPVPQSGEYSGELPQLPARAADGAQAIPVYSGGVPAQWLWDQIAQHAWSTGEPGLIFNDRVNEYSALKNLGERYEIRSTNPCGEIPLTVGEPCDLGAINLAAYVKGSEFDEAAFRADVRSCVRFLDDVLDVNVFALDDNRETSQDLRRLGLGVMGLADALIKLGLRYDSEAGRETIYQIMSTLREEAVAESERLGTERGVYPVFARHQEQIPHPPRRNVAVLTVAPTGTTSMLMGVSSGIEPVFSPFIWRKIGAEYRALLHPLFVEMLGSYPPAAGMEKAGEWDWDKVTEAVSENHGSVVGLSFIPAALQQVFVCAHDISPVDHVRMQGTVQRAFDDGGQFAANSLSKTINLPNSATVQDVQDAYAEAYRTGCKGITVYRDGSRQFQVLSTSKSKAAEETAAAEEEAAGGAPATPTAAAPAAGKPVFPRPARLSGVTDMVKLTDPGTGQRRSFLVTVNGMDGHPVEVLVTSGRAGDEANADSEALGRVVSIALQYGVPAGALVKTLRGINGGLFGSYNGRLVGSKADLIAVALETFGKDAAGGTGRPAARAAAPDPAPATGAPSLSGASGLGSASSQPEEGHGISTAGLEQDRERCPMCEEKAVIREEGCMKCQACGYSKCG; encoded by the coding sequence ATGACCTCATCCGAACCGTCCGTTCCGGCTCCGGCCGATACCTCCCACACCCAGCACGTCAGCGACCAGCAGCGTCAGTCGGTGGCGCAGCACTTTGACGACAACGCTCAGCACATCGCCCGCCGCCAGTATCTTCAGCCGGATGACGGCGACCTGAGCGGCATGTTCAGCCGCATCGCCGGTTGGGTGGCCGCTGCCGAGCCGGAAGCGGAGCGCGAACGCTGGGCCGCAGGGTTCTTCGACCTGATGGCGTCCAAACGCTTTTGCCCCGGTGGCCGCGTGCTGGCTGGTGCCGGCACCCAGCATGGCAACGTGCTGAACTGCTTCGTGCAGGGCGCCACCGAACATGACCCCAGTTCGTTTGCCGGGGTGATGGAGGTGGCTTCCAAGCTGGCCCTGGTCACCAAAGTGGGCGGCGGCAATGGCGTGAACCTGGACGTGTACCGCCCCCGCTCCGGCGAGCGGCAGGCCGACGGCGGCGTGCGCGGCTGGGCTTACATGAGCGCCGAGCACCCCGACGTGTACGACTTTGTCCAGGGCCTGATGCGCCCCCCCACCCAGCCCGACGGCGACAAGGAGCCGGTGGCGGTCCGCAACTGGACCCGGGTGGTGTATGGGCAGGCCCTCAGCCCCGAGCTGACCCGGCTGGCCCGCGTCAACGGCGTGCAGGTGGTGCCCGCGCTGCCGGACGGCGTGCCGCGCGTGCCCGACGATATGGCCGGCATCATCGAAGCGGCCCGGCAGGTGGCCGAAACTGCCGGCCTGGGCCTGGAACCCCGGCTGGACCTCAGCGAGATGCGCCCCGAGGGTGCCCCGATCAGAGGCTCCGGCGGCACGTCTTCCGGCCCGGTCAGCTTCCTGCTGGAAATCTTCGACAACTTTCTGGAGTGGGCCAACCGCGGCGCCGAGCAGAGCGGCCCGGTCAACACCCTGCGCTACGTGTACGCGCCGGTGCTGCGGGTAGTGCGCCAGGGCGGCACCCGGCGCGGCGCGGGCATGGCGACCATCGCCATCGGGCACCCCGACGTGCTGGACTTCCTGACCGCCAAGGACCTCGACCGTGAGGGCGCCGAGGGCGATATCAGCACCTTCAACATCTCCATTCTGATCGGCACCGACTTCTGGGACACTCTGGAGCAGGGCGGCCTCTGGGTGCTGGACCCGCAGGAAGTGCCCGGCAAGTATTACCCGGTGCCCCAAAGTGGCGAGTACAGCGGCGAGTTGCCGCAGCTGCCGGCACGGGCGGCCGACGGCGCCCAGGCCATTCCGGTGTACAGCGGCGGCGTGCCAGCGCAGTGGCTGTGGGATCAGATCGCGCAGCACGCCTGGAGCACCGGCGAACCGGGCCTGATTTTCAACGACCGGGTCAACGAATACAGCGCCCTGAAGAATCTGGGCGAACGCTACGAGATTCGCAGCACCAACCCCTGCGGCGAGATTCCCCTCACGGTGGGTGAACCCTGCGACCTGGGCGCCATCAACCTGGCCGCCTACGTGAAGGGCAGCGAGTTCGACGAGGCGGCTTTCCGCGCCGATGTCCGCAGCTGCGTGCGCTTTTTGGATGACGTGCTGGACGTGAATGTGTTTGCGCTGGACGACAACCGCGAGACCAGCCAGGATCTGCGCCGCCTGGGCCTGGGCGTGATGGGCCTGGCCGACGCCCTGATCAAGCTGGGCCTGCGCTACGACTCCGAAGCGGGCCGCGAGACCATCTACCAGATCATGAGTACGCTGCGCGAGGAAGCGGTGGCCGAAAGTGAGCGCCTAGGCACCGAGCGCGGCGTGTACCCGGTCTTTGCGCGGCATCAGGAACAGATTCCCCACCCGCCGCGCCGCAACGTGGCAGTGCTGACGGTGGCCCCGACCGGCACCACTTCCATGCTGATGGGTGTCAGCAGCGGCATCGAGCCGGTGTTCAGCCCTTTTATCTGGCGCAAGATCGGCGCCGAGTACCGCGCCCTGCTGCACCCCCTCTTTGTGGAGATGCTGGGCAGCTACCCGCCCGCCGCCGGCATGGAGAAAGCCGGAGAGTGGGACTGGGACAAGGTGACCGAAGCGGTCAGCGAGAACCACGGCAGTGTGGTGGGCCTCAGCTTTATTCCGGCGGCGTTGCAGCAGGTGTTCGTATGCGCCCACGATATCTCCCCGGTAGACCATGTGCGGATGCAGGGCACCGTGCAACGGGCCTTTGATGACGGCGGGCAGTTCGCCGCCAACAGCCTCTCCAAGACCATCAACCTGCCCAACTCGGCCACCGTTCAGGATGTGCAGGACGCCTACGCCGAGGCTTACCGCACCGGCTGTAAGGGCATCACCGTGTACCGCGACGGTTCGCGGCAGTTCCAGGTGCTGAGCACCTCCAAAAGCAAGGCTGCCGAGGAAACTGCAGCGGCAGAAGAAGAGGCGGCGGGCGGCGCTCCGGCCACGCCCACGGCGGCTGCCCCGGCGGCCGGCAAGCCCGTGTTCCCCCGCCCGGCCCGCCTGAGCGGCGTGACCGATATGGTCAAGCTGACTGACCCCGGCACCGGGCAGCGCCGCTCTTTCCTGGTGACGGTCAACGGCATGGACGGTCACCCGGTCGAGGTGCTGGTCACCTCCGGCCGCGCCGGCGACGAGGCCAACGCCGACTCCGAAGCGCTGGGCCGGGTGGTCAGCATCGCCCTGCAGTACGGTGTGCCGGCCGGCGCCCTGGTCAAGACCCTGCGCGGCATCAACGGTGGCCTGTTCGGCTCCTACAACGGGCGCCTGGTGGGCTCCAAGGCCGACCTGATCGCGGTGGCGCTGGAAACCTTCGGCAAGGACGCGGCGGGCGGGACCGGCCGGCCAGCGGCGCGTGCTGCCGCCCCCGACCCGGCCCCGGCTACCGGCGCACCCAGCCTCAGCGGCGCCAGCGGCCTCGGCAGCGCCAGCAGTCAGCCTGAAGAGGGCCACGGCATCAGCACTGCCGGGCTGGAACAGGACCGCGAACGCTGCCCGATGTGCGAGGAAAAAGCCGTGATCCGTGAGGAAGGCTGTATGAAGTGCCAGGCCTGCGGCTACAGCAAGTGCGGCTGA
- a CDS encoding zinc ribbon domain-containing protein, which translates to MTDAARPTEKGASQATSSAAPGDRIATLFEVQDLDLQLDGLSAREAELPEELTGLRREMDDLNNRLEDTEMVLERIEAQTRRLDLDLKTTHEQMDRTRAEQEKNAFDARAQAQYGSRLQQLSERAEEMEEDLAPLRERESSLLAESKALREQHRALRPRLGELEEADEQRIADLRASGEDMRERRKALLGQVDPRTAREYETIRRSKGGLGIATLVSGRCSACNVSLPVNVQQRVSAGRVPPVKCPSCGRFLLTRADA; encoded by the coding sequence ATGACCGATGCTGCCCGCCCCACCGAAAAAGGTGCCAGTCAAGCCACTTCGTCTGCCGCTCCAGGTGACCGGATAGCCACGCTGTTCGAAGTTCAGGACCTGGACCTGCAACTCGACGGACTGAGTGCCCGCGAGGCCGAACTGCCCGAGGAACTGACCGGGCTGCGCCGCGAGATGGACGACCTGAACAACCGCCTGGAAGACACCGAAATGGTGCTGGAACGCATAGAAGCCCAGACCCGCCGCCTGGACCTGGACCTGAAGACCACCCATGAGCAGATGGACCGCACCCGCGCCGAGCAGGAGAAGAACGCGTTCGATGCCCGCGCGCAGGCACAGTACGGCAGCCGGCTGCAGCAGCTGTCCGAGCGCGCCGAGGAGATGGAAGAGGACCTGGCCCCGCTGCGCGAGCGCGAAAGCAGCCTGCTGGCCGAATCCAAGGCCCTGCGTGAGCAGCACCGCGCCCTGCGCCCCCGCCTGGGCGAGCTGGAAGAGGCCGACGAGCAGCGCATTGCCGACCTGCGCGCTTCGGGTGAAGACATGCGCGAACGCCGCAAAGCCCTGCTGGGCCAGGTGGACCCCCGCACCGCCCGCGAGTACGAGACCATCCGCCGCTCCAAGGGCGGTCTGGGCATCGCCACGCTGGTGTCAGGCCGCTGCTCGGCCTGCAACGTGAGCCTGCCGGTCAACGTGCAGCAGCGGGTGTCGGCTGGCCGGGTGCCGCCGGTCAAGTGCCCCTCTTGCGGCCGTTTCCTGCTGACCCGCGCAGACGCCTGA
- a CDS encoding MFS transporter — MRWPPGALLAMAGALLQGMGSAALAVSGAPFMANNSDERTRVGLFTIQSALMVGAGFVGNMLGGQLPGLYAGWTGADPGSLGALRTAMLVAAALQLLGTLPTLGLRPSVKPAQPGRRGALSIQDKPTMFRLVLPTVFVGLGAGATIPFLNVYIEGRFGISYSSLGTLFAWTSLATAATVLIQPWLVRRLGQLGAVLAVQASSLPFLVLLGFAPYLWMVTLALFMRGALMNATGPVYSSYAMSVLNEADRPMYSATNTILWSGSWALASLASGALRAAGWFDFATNFNILFAFTLLMYLGNTLAIYLGVYLPDQRGELRRLGAED; from the coding sequence TTGCGCTGGCCCCCCGGCGCACTGCTGGCGATGGCCGGCGCCCTGCTGCAGGGCATGGGCAGCGCGGCGCTGGCGGTGTCGGGCGCCCCTTTCATGGCCAACAACTCCGACGAGCGGACCCGGGTGGGCCTCTTCACCATCCAGAGTGCCCTGATGGTGGGGGCCGGCTTCGTGGGCAACATGCTGGGTGGGCAGTTGCCGGGCCTCTACGCCGGCTGGACTGGCGCTGACCCCGGCAGTTTGGGTGCCCTGCGCACCGCCATGCTGGTGGCGGCGGCGTTGCAGCTGCTGGGCACCCTGCCCACCCTGGGCCTGCGCCCCAGCGTCAAGCCGGCGCAGCCGGGCCGCCGCGGCGCCCTGAGCATTCAGGACAAGCCCACCATGTTCCGGCTGGTGCTGCCCACCGTTTTTGTGGGTCTGGGGGCCGGCGCGACCATTCCTTTTCTGAACGTGTATATCGAGGGCCGCTTTGGCATCAGCTATTCCAGCCTGGGTACTCTCTTTGCCTGGACCAGCCTGGCTACGGCCGCCACGGTCCTGATTCAGCCCTGGCTGGTGCGGCGGCTGGGGCAGCTGGGAGCGGTGCTGGCGGTGCAGGCCTCCAGTCTGCCGTTTCTGGTGCTGCTGGGCTTTGCGCCTTATCTGTGGATGGTCACGCTGGCGCTGTTTATGCGCGGGGCCCTGATGAACGCCACCGGGCCGGTGTATTCGTCGTACGCGATGTCGGTGCTGAACGAGGCCGACCGGCCGATGTACTCGGCCACCAACACCATTCTCTGGAGCGGCAGCTGGGCGCTGGCCAGCCTCGCCTCGGGGGCGCTGCGGGCCGCCGGCTGGTTCGATTTCGCCACCAACTTCAACATCCTGTTTGCTTTTACGCTCCTGATGTACCTGGGCAACACCCTGGCCATCTATCTGGGTGTGTACCTGCCTGACCAACGCGGCGAGCTGCGCCGGCTGGGCGCAGAGGACTGA
- the nth gene encoding endonuclease III — translation MTSPSRRRPAARLPGGATKRAPLVLAALRRLYPDARTELQFRDPFELLVATVLSAQATDVSVNAATPALFAAYPDAAAMSLAEPEDIEPYIRSIGLYRAKAKNLATLARQLMERHGGEVPNDFDAVVALAGAGRKTANVVLSNAYGRPAIAVDTHVGRLSRRLGLSAQTDPNRVEADLMRLFPEEDWIFLHHALILHGRRVCLARRPLCGQCALAEFCPRIGVEPR, via the coding sequence GTGACTTCCCCAAGCCGCCGCCGACCTGCCGCCCGCCTGCCCGGGGGGGCCACCAAACGCGCCCCGCTGGTGCTGGCGGCCCTGCGCCGCCTGTACCCGGACGCCCGCACCGAGCTGCAATTCCGTGACCCGTTCGAGCTGCTGGTGGCGACCGTGCTGAGTGCCCAGGCCACCGACGTAAGCGTGAACGCGGCTACTCCGGCGCTGTTTGCGGCCTACCCAGACGCAGCGGCCATGAGTCTGGCCGAGCCGGAAGACATCGAACCGTATATCCGCAGCATCGGGCTGTACCGGGCCAAGGCGAAGAACCTGGCCACCCTGGCCCGGCAGCTGATGGAGCGCCACGGTGGCGAGGTGCCCAACGACTTTGACGCGGTGGTGGCGCTGGCCGGCGCGGGCCGCAAGACCGCCAATGTGGTGCTCAGCAACGCTTACGGTCGGCCTGCCATTGCGGTGGATACCCATGTGGGCCGGCTCTCGCGCCGCCTGGGTCTCAGCGCGCAGACCGACCCCAATCGGGTCGAGGCCGACCTGATGCGGCTCTTTCCCGAAGAGGACTGGATTTTCCTGCACCACGCCCTGATTTTGCATGGCCGCCGGGTCTGTCTGGCCCGCCGCCCGCTGTGTGGGCAGTGTGCTCTGGCCGAATTCTGCCCCCGGATCGGCGTCGAGCCACGCTGA
- a CDS encoding universal stress protein, protein MLEVVRIESKVPIFFWRAAPSYLFPEESDPARDDPTHLHPTDASAATIAATRNRILATTDGSELGNRALEHAQSLSRALGAELVILYVQRDPSGPIDEYSRDRITPADLRRHQERLTALLSERYPDARLRFEPRLGKSIQRIVVRVREQEEAKMIVMSTHGRSGLRRALLGSVAEEIMKKARVPVLLIKGDQPVVNW, encoded by the coding sequence GTGCTGGAAGTAGTTAGGATAGAGAGCAAGGTTCCAATATTTTTCTGGCGTGCCGCCCCGTCCTACCTGTTTCCCGAGGAGAGTGATCCTGCCCGTGACGACCCGACCCATCTGCACCCTACCGACGCATCTGCCGCGACCATCGCCGCGACCCGCAACCGCATTCTGGCCACCACCGACGGCAGTGAACTGGGCAACCGCGCCCTGGAACATGCCCAGTCGCTGAGCCGGGCGCTGGGGGCCGAGCTGGTGATTCTGTATGTGCAGCGCGACCCCAGCGGCCCGATAGACGAATACAGCCGTGACCGGATCACTCCGGCCGACCTGCGCCGGCATCAGGAGCGGCTGACGGCGCTGCTGAGCGAGCGGTATCCGGACGCCAGACTGCGTTTCGAGCCGCGCTTGGGTAAGAGCATTCAGCGCATTGTGGTGCGGGTGCGCGAGCAGGAAGAGGCCAAAATGATCGTGATGTCCACCCACGGCCGCAGCGGCCTGCGCCGCGCCCTGCTGGGCAGCGTGGCCGAGGAAATCATGAAAAAAGCCCGGGTGCCGGTGTTGCTGATCAAGGGGGATCAGCCGGTGGTGAACTGGTGA
- a CDS encoding FtsB family cell division protein encodes MSSAVPPSSSSVRRRRRPNRLWVRLGRIPLMPMALCLLCGLGSVQMLFHMGNGIYRSVTWEQETRQTQAENAHLRQEIQILNDAKAQLNNPEYLEQQARCWGYVGRDEKVLVVQNAPAKVGSNCDEYRLP; translated from the coding sequence ATGAGTTCCGCTGTGCCGCCTTCTTCTTCCTCTGTCCGCCGTCGCCGCCGGCCCAACCGGCTGTGGGTCCGGCTGGGCCGCATTCCGCTGATGCCGATGGCACTGTGCCTGCTGTGCGGACTGGGCAGCGTGCAGATGCTGTTTCATATGGGTAACGGCATCTACCGCTCAGTGACCTGGGAACAGGAAACCCGGCAGACCCAGGCCGAAAACGCCCATCTGCGCCAGGAAATTCAGATTCTGAACGATGCCAAGGCACAGCTGAACAACCCCGAGTATCTGGAGCAGCAGGCTCGCTGCTGGGGTTATGTGGGCCGCGACGAAAAAGTCTTGGTGGTGCAGAATGCGCCGGCCAAGGTGGGCAGCAACTGCGACGAGTACCGCCTGCCCTGA
- a CDS encoding chloride channel protein — protein MHPPTLPTLPQFSQQKLLRRWQSGRPVLLSLAGGLLTGLLAAALRLGLEVLSRAAASITGYAPPGAPGEGGLMMSFGTPQHLGLLLLPALGALYVWLMPRDGEPLNQVVRIGLGKRSDAEQRWALDSEIQSLSATALGSAGGLLVGRDAAFAALGRLGTRLLGLMTRLSASENRTLVLAGTAAGLGAVLHAPLAAAVLVAEVLYRRLEFEYEVLMSCVLSAVTAYAVYGLFFGFQPLFMTPQLDGLGLADLPLGLAVTLAAVAAAWLALRVTARLPRLRGVLARVLAGAAFGALTAGLVLLVGPQVLGGGSGWMGLGLSGLLDGSSALQTAGWRWLLLTLGAALAFGAGVLPSAALGGLLGTGLSGLLGGDPAFGTLLGAAAFLTVTHNVPVAATLLAVAWGGEAMLPAALLATGLAHVLSGSQGLLPAQVASRSKRSEEADAAAVVLAEASRRSAAAQPGSGEQQLYRRPVPASWGGVAIGQLALPPSVEVAGVVRDGEIILPRRSLRLLREDEVMLLARPDAYAALEALLELPELK, from the coding sequence ATGCATCCGCCCACCCTTCCCACCCTGCCCCAGTTCAGCCAACAGAAGCTGCTGCGCCGCTGGCAGAGCGGGCGGCCGGTGCTGCTCAGCCTGGCTGGCGGCCTGCTGACCGGGCTGCTGGCCGCCGCGCTGCGGCTGGGGCTGGAAGTCCTGAGCCGCGCTGCAGCGTCTATCACCGGCTACGCGCCGCCCGGCGCTCCCGGCGAGGGTGGCCTGATGATGAGCTTTGGCACGCCTCAGCACCTAGGCTTGCTGCTGCTGCCGGCCCTGGGCGCCCTGTATGTCTGGCTGATGCCCCGCGACGGCGAGCCACTCAATCAGGTGGTGCGCATTGGCCTGGGCAAGCGCAGTGACGCTGAGCAGCGCTGGGCGCTGGACAGCGAAATCCAGTCGCTCAGCGCCACTGCGCTGGGGTCAGCCGGAGGCCTACTGGTGGGGCGCGACGCTGCCTTTGCCGCCCTGGGCCGGCTGGGTACCCGCTTGCTGGGCCTGATGACCCGGCTGAGCGCCAGTGAGAACCGCACCCTGGTGCTGGCCGGGACCGCTGCCGGCCTGGGCGCCGTGCTGCACGCACCGCTGGCCGCCGCTGTCCTGGTGGCCGAGGTGCTGTACCGCCGCCTCGAATTCGAGTACGAGGTGCTGATGTCGTGCGTGCTTTCTGCTGTCACGGCCTACGCAGTGTATGGGCTGTTTTTCGGTTTCCAGCCGCTGTTTATGACCCCGCAGCTGGACGGCCTGGGCCTGGCCGACCTGCCGCTGGGCCTGGCAGTAACGCTGGCGGCCGTTGCAGCAGCCTGGCTGGCGCTGCGCGTCACGGCGCGCCTCCCCCGGCTACGCGGCGTGCTGGCGCGGGTACTGGCCGGCGCCGCTTTCGGTGCCCTGACCGCCGGGCTGGTGCTGCTGGTGGGCCCACAGGTGCTGGGCGGTGGCAGCGGCTGGATGGGCCTGGGCCTCAGCGGCCTGCTGGATGGCAGTAGTGCCCTGCAAACGGCCGGCTGGCGCTGGCTGCTGCTGACCCTGGGTGCCGCGCTGGCTTTCGGCGCCGGCGTACTGCCCAGCGCGGCTCTGGGCGGGCTGCTAGGCACCGGCCTGAGCGGCTTACTGGGCGGTGACCCGGCCTTCGGGACCCTGCTGGGCGCGGCCGCTTTTCTCACCGTGACTCACAACGTGCCGGTGGCCGCCACCCTGCTGGCGGTGGCCTGGGGCGGCGAAGCCATGCTGCCCGCCGCGCTGCTGGCCACCGGCCTGGCGCATGTGCTGAGCGGCAGCCAGGGCCTGCTGCCCGCGCAGGTGGCTTCCCGCTCCAAACGCTCCGAGGAAGCCGACGCCGCCGCAGTGGTTCTGGCCGAAGCCAGCCGGCGCAGCGCAGCGGCGCAGCCGGGCAGCGGCGAGCAGCAACTCTACCGCCGCCCGGTGCCGGCCTCCTGGGGCGGGGTCGCCATCGGGCAACTGGCCCTGCCGCCCAGCGTGGAAGTGGCCGGCGTGGTGCGCGACGGCGAAATCATCCTGCCGCGCCGCAGCCTGCGCCTTCTGCGTGAAGACGAGGTGATGCTGCTGGCCCGCCCCGACGCCTACGCCGCGCTGGAAGCCCTATTGGAGCTGCCGGAACTGAAGTAA
- the secA gene encoding preprotein translocase subunit SecA translates to MFRVPKVLDKLFDNNQRDVNTIIRTVVQPVNALEEEMKGVEDLAGAFMQLRKRVQEGGETLDDVIVPAFALIREAGSRSIGKRHYDVQLIGGTALHQGRIAEMRTGEGKTLVATLALALNALEGKGCHLVTVNDYLAKVGMEEMSLLYRTLGLTVGLVTRDMQPHERQAAYQADITYITNSELGFDYLRDNMAQSKDSLVLRPDHPLHYAIVDEVDSILIDEARTPLIISGAAEKATDQYYVMSKLIRRLQKGEPAEPGVREEPTGDYVIEEKGKQVHLTEQGIDKIERLLGMDDLYSPQNMDKAHMIQQAIRAAELYHREKDYIVNAEGEVIIIDEFTGRSMPGRRYGEGLHQAIEAKEGVKIENENQTLATVTYQNFFRLYDKFAGMTGTAKTEEKEFLDIYGSDVLVIPTNRPIQRVDLNDLVYRTRGGKYDAVVREVQEVHATGRPVLIGTASINTSEEMSAKLQEAGIQHAVLNAKFEAQEASIVAQAGRSGTVTIATNMAGRGTDIMLGGNDEFMIGEALEQNFGISRYAPEAEAFIKAVSRGNDNVYELGAQIPGVSREFVQQAVQLHADTLADRDRVRELGGLHIIGTERHESRRIDNQLRGRAGRQGDPGSSRFYLSFDDDLMRLFANERVVAMMDRVGFDDSEAIEAKMVTGAIEKAQSRVEDRNFGIRKQLLEFDNVMSNQRETIYAQRREVLLGEDEEVELSVEGMVGDYLELLLDQFAPPEQSPEDWDLETLRASVLEAIPQLENFDFESLRSVSPDEMDQLLVSAAADALDARKEELSPTMLNSLSRYVMLQVVDQNWKEHLYNMDVLRQGIGLRGYGQRDPFTEYKFEATNMFNEMIDTLKGSVTKQVFRMQFG, encoded by the coding sequence ATGTTCCGAGTTCCTAAAGTTCTAGACAAACTCTTTGATAACAACCAGCGGGATGTGAATACCATCATCCGCACGGTCGTGCAGCCGGTCAACGCGCTGGAAGAGGAAATGAAAGGCGTCGAGGACCTGGCCGGGGCCTTTATGCAGCTGCGAAAGCGGGTGCAAGAAGGCGGCGAGACCCTTGACGACGTGATCGTGCCGGCTTTTGCCCTGATTCGTGAAGCGGGCAGCCGCTCGATCGGCAAGCGCCATTACGACGTGCAGCTGATCGGCGGCACGGCGCTGCACCAGGGCCGCATCGCGGAGATGCGCACCGGCGAGGGCAAGACGCTGGTGGCGACCCTGGCGCTGGCGCTCAATGCCCTGGAAGGCAAAGGCTGTCACTTGGTCACGGTGAACGATTACCTGGCGAAAGTGGGCATGGAGGAAATGAGCCTGCTGTACCGCACCCTGGGCCTCACCGTGGGCCTGGTGACGCGCGACATGCAGCCGCACGAGCGCCAAGCCGCCTACCAGGCCGACATCACCTACATCACCAACTCCGAGCTGGGCTTCGACTACCTGCGCGATAACATGGCCCAGAGCAAGGATTCGCTGGTGCTGCGCCCCGACCACCCTTTGCACTACGCCATCGTGGACGAGGTGGACTCGATTCTGATCGACGAGGCCCGCACCCCGCTGATCATTTCGGGCGCCGCCGAAAAGGCCACCGACCAGTATTACGTGATGAGCAAGCTGATTCGCCGTCTGCAAAAGGGCGAACCGGCCGAACCCGGTGTGCGCGAGGAACCGACCGGCGACTACGTGATCGAGGAAAAAGGCAAGCAGGTTCACCTCACCGAGCAGGGCATTGACAAGATCGAGCGGCTGCTGGGCATGGACGATCTCTACAGCCCCCAAAACATGGACAAGGCGCACATGATTCAGCAGGCCATCCGCGCCGCCGAGCTGTACCACCGCGAAAAAGACTACATCGTGAACGCCGAGGGCGAGGTCATCATCATCGACGAGTTCACCGGCCGCTCGATGCCGGGCCGCCGCTACGGCGAAGGGCTGCACCAGGCCATCGAAGCCAAGGAAGGCGTGAAGATCGAAAACGAGAACCAGACCCTGGCGACCGTGACCTATCAGAACTTCTTCCGGCTGTACGACAAGTTCGCCGGCATGACCGGGACCGCCAAGACCGAGGAAAAGGAATTCCTGGACATCTACGGCTCCGACGTTCTGGTGATTCCCACCAACCGCCCGATTCAGCGCGTGGACCTCAACGACCTGGTGTACCGCACCCGTGGCGGCAAATACGACGCGGTGGTGCGCGAGGTACAGGAAGTCCATGCCACCGGCCGGCCAGTGCTGATCGGCACGGCCAGCATCAACACCTCCGAGGAGATGAGCGCCAAGCTGCAGGAAGCCGGCATCCAGCACGCCGTATTGAACGCCAAGTTCGAGGCGCAGGAAGCCAGTATCGTGGCGCAGGCGGGCCGCTCGGGCACCGTGACCATTGCCACCAACATGGCTGGGCGCGGCACTGACATCATGCTGGGCGGCAACGACGAATTCATGATCGGGGAAGCGCTGGAACAGAACTTCGGCATCAGCCGCTACGCCCCCGAGGCCGAAGCCTTTATCAAGGCGGTCAGCCGCGGCAACGACAACGTATATGAGCTGGGCGCCCAGATTCCCGGCGTGTCCCGTGAGTTCGTGCAGCAGGCAGTGCAGCTGCACGCCGATACCCTGGCTGACCGCGACCGGGTCCGCGAGCTGGGTGGCCTGCACATCATCGGCACCGAGCGCCACGAGTCGCGCCGGATTGACAACCAGCTGCGCGGCCGCGCCGGCCGTCAGGGTGACCCCGGCTCCAGCCGCTTTTACCTGAGCTTTGATGACGACCTGATGCGGCTGTTCGCCAACGAGCGCGTGGTCGCCATGATGGACCGGGTGGGCTTCGACGATTCCGAAGCCATCGAGGCCAAGATGGTGACCGGCGCCATCGAAAAGGCGCAGTCGCGGGTGGAAGACCGCAACTTCGGGATCCGTAAGCAGCTGCTGGAATTCGACAACGTGATGAGCAACCAGCGCGAAACCATCTACGCTCAGCGCCGTGAAGTGCTGCTGGGCGAGGACGAGGAAGTCGAGCTGTCGGTGGAAGGCATGGTGGGCGACTACCTGGAACTGCTGCTGGATCAGTTCGCGCCGCCCGAGCAGTCTCCTGAGGACTGGGATCTGGAAACCCTGCGGGCCAGCGTGCTGGAAGCCATTCCCCAGCTGGAAAACTTCGATTTCGAGTCGCTGCGTTCGGTCAGTCCCGACGAGATGGACCAGCTACTGGTGTCGGCGGCGGCCGACGCCCTCGATGCCCGCAAGGAAGAGCTGAGCCCCACCATGCTCAACAGCCTCTCGCGCTACGTGATGCTGCAGGTGGTGGACCAGAACTGGAAGGAGCACCTTTACAACATGGACGTGTTGCGCCAGGGCATTGGCCTGCGCGGCTACGGCCAGCGCGACCCCTTCACCGAGTACAAGTTTGAAGCCACCAACATGTTCAACGAGATGATCGACACCCTCAAGGGCAGCGTGACCAAGCAGGTATTCCGGATGCAGTTCGGCTGA